The genomic stretch GCCGAGGCAACCGGTGAAAGTAACGATAAACATAAATCCACCGAAAGCAACAAATATTACCGCGGGATCGTAGTACAAGTCACTTAACCTGCTGTATACGTCTCGTTTTTCCACCATTACATAAACACCGATGCCAAGGACGATAACACTTAAGAACCAAAAGAGTACGTTTACGAAGAATATGATGTACTTGATAATCTTTGAAGGACCCTTGTCAACTTCACCGCTGCTTCCTTGGGGATTAATACGTTTGTTTGTCATATTGACGTGACGATCGCCTTGTCAGGTTTAGACGAGAAGAACTTGGTTGGACTCTGAGCTGTTGAAGAGAATTAGCGATTTAATTTTAGTGCAATACGCGTGACCAAGCGAAGAGGTCTCGAACAATGCATCAGTTCGCGTCTGACGATATATAAAGCTGTCTCAACAACGTAAATATTTCGCGGATTTTTtgctttctcaaaaaaaaaaaaacactgagcAGACAAAATGTAATTGACAATGTTTGAAAAGACGGTCCTTTAAAAGTTCGGTGCTTTGTATGTATTttgaatattaaaataattgCAAGGCACAACGACAAAGAACGCTCACCTAGATTTTTGGGTTCTTGTAAGTGGCAGGGTGTGCGATTGACACCATAAAAACACTTCAGTTAATCTGGGCAGCTTTATACTAATCCTTTTTCACATAGACGAATTTTGTTTTGGTGCACAAATATTCAAAACGTAGTTTACGTGTATCGAGTGAAAATTATCGAGTGATATCGCTTCGGAATTACCGTAGCAACTGTCAAATATAAACATTTGAAACAATTGATTGCAAATTTTGAGTTAATGACGTCGGTAATAGGTCATGAAACTTATCACGGGTCCCGATAACAATACGCTAAATGTGAACTTTTATTGTCTAGAATGCAACATCATTTCAGAAAATTAAATTCGCTTTTGTTATGAGTTACTATGAGTCCAATACACCCTATTATGCTAATTAAGTGTGCGAAACGTTTCTGTACTTTTTTGTATTGTCATAGTTCTGCACTCCAATTTTGGTCTGACTGCTGTTCTTTGGATTTCGCATGAGTCGTTAAAACAGCGTGACATCCCCGTGGCGCATCAAAATATGAAACTAAAGGCGCGTTTACacaacagaggaaaaatggcacgggtccaATAAAAGGAGGAACggttccaatcatttttgtaaaggaacagtgaacttttatccgttccggtacgggaccataggcgccAATTCCTCGTGCTTGCGCTTTATGCTTGAGTTGtatgaaaacgaaacgcagcatagaccacttttacattcttttgtatttatgtacATTAGATCTACTGCCTTCATTTTGAAACCAATAATcgtttgaaatttgcttgtcgCAGCGAGGCCAGAAAGGCTTAtcagcattaaaacaaaggaatattttatttggtctCCATTATGAATGAGGTCGTTTtttttgctacgtctggccaatcaaagcactcgttccagattcccctcgtctgagcatttgaacaaaatggcgggcacCGTGTCGATCGCATAAGCgacttatgcttgtgcttgcatcgctagtgaaaacaAGGCTTCAAGAGTGGAGTTCAATTTTAAGGGAATTGATGTTTGACACTGTATCAAAGCTGCGCGGCTCCTCTCAATATCGTTGCTGTTTCGTCGAGTGCATACGCTATATGAGCGATTAAAAGCTAGCTGTTTCTTGTTACCCCAAGAAGGCTACTACCTAGAAAAACGGCTTTCGTGACTCTCTCAGAAAACACTAGACACAAAACAACtatatagaccgaatgcataaatggcagcccataaaaaaattgaatataaaagaaaaataattaataaatagCGGCCaaaaaacattcttttgttcatgtgctaattagactcactagcctcgttttcatggataaaatacaaaagaaatgtaccttgagagcgaggctagtgcgCCTAATTAGCAAATTTCCAAACGAATGcattttggccgccatttaacgGAAACAACGGAGCACAGTTGTTAAAAACTGCATGCGTCTGGGGAAGGCAGTCCTCTGAGGGTCTGGGAGTTAGCTGTGCGTCAAGGATAAATGAAAGCTGACGCCCTcacaggggttttggggaataaAGGAATATGgataatttgaactggggaacaggggtACAAAAACcatttagggatcaaaaagctgagaacaagcTTGGAGCACGGGAAAACAAGccttttttaaaagaacaagGACCCCCGTCCACCCAGGCCTTAAAGctataattgcttaaattttaaCTCTGTATGCGACAAATATCAAGTTTATCCAAGTTTCCAGTATTcaacacagtgctttattcacTCACAAATTGCTTTAAAAACTCAGAATTCCACTGTGAGGAAAATTTTTATTGTACGAAGTTATATCTTAAAACTGACTACCAGAGTCAAATTGACATAATTGTGAGAAACATAACTATTTACACATCTATTTAAAACCACAGCAATGCTCCTAATAGAAACATCATGCACATTACTATCTTTTAGCCATCCGATTGGATACTTTAAAAATGTGATTAGCTCTCTTAACATTTTAACAAAACCAGTAAAACAAATAGTTACAAGGTTACCATTAATCGAAAATCAAAGCTAACCATTGTCGCACAAGTGCAATGGCCGTGCGATTTTCATTCGGTGCTGAACTACGAAAACACTTTTCTGCACTGGGTTTTTATAACCAAAGCGTTCTATTTTTCTTCCGGCGCACAGAGGTAAGAGAAAATACCAGTCAACCGCGTCAGCTTACTGTTATCTATGCctgcaacaaaaacaaatgaaacggaTTGACTTGTTCTTAGAggataaaacaaacaaaggtcATCGTGCCAAAAATAATGAAGATTAAAATTTTACGTTTGATATACATCACGACTGGAGGAAAACGTCTAATTAAGCACCCCGATTAgatcgttttcaaatttaattttgtgtCAAAATTTTCCATCCGAGTCAAAGGCCAACTCACAAAGGGACTCTTCAAACCTTGTTGGGGAACCTGAATTTTTACCCCCCGGCTTTCTACATTGTtgaaatgcttttgaaattaaaaaaaccctgTTGCCTATCAAATAAGTCATTTAAGAAGCATGCAACAAGCTCTGACTTTGCGCATGCTCATAGCTTGCGTAGCTGCCGGTTCTGTTGAGATTTTGAGCGGTTGCGTAGCAACAACAGAACCACAGCTACGCAAGCTCGGCTGTGAAAAAGATAGGAACGTTGCATCACGACGACGTGGTCGacggaaatttgaaaaaatgacttcttATCGTGATGATTTTCTGATTCTTGTAGGgtacgtagttcccggtgttgtggtctgtcttctgctgtgtatcatggttgggagggtaaaaaaaggggccacagtaattggcgcaaactgttgtggcgctctgccagcttgactggcaaagttaataaaataaaaaataaaaataacttaaattgCCGTAAACGTCGTTGACAGTAAgagacaaaagtgaaaaaatatgttttacacCAACGTCGCCCAGATAAACTCAATTCTTGGTCATTTGATGTCCATGCTTTGAGAACGAAGGCAAAGTAACGCACTAAAATATAAAAAGCACTTGGGAAGCGTGCAGagaaattgtttttgtccattAGAATAATTTCCTTTTTGCGCTCTCGTTCTCGTCGACGTAATCGTTGCCTGAGGCCCctgtcattttttttctctggctGACACTATTTGAACTAACAGTAAGGCTGAACGCCAAGGTTCTAACACTATGTCAGTTTAAACTGAccctattcttgggtttcactcacgtgatcaacagccatgttttttaacgaaaacaaaagaagacgttcgctttcaattcccggatgattggatcgggacaccaacatggccgccatttcattgtttggggacaccaacatggcggccgtgacgtcatgtgaaatccaagaatatcatttttttttgtggaaaaccAACGAGCCAACGGATATACTGTTGCCGTGACGGTCACCACAGTAAAATACTTCAAAACCCTTACCCGTGCTCCATTGATCtaaattgctgtaaataattCACGCTGCTTGATAATCTGTAACGGAACAGGAAACAAAATAACACAGGATTTTTAACAATGAAGAGGAAAATTTCCACACGCTGCTTAGGGCAACATTCCTTTCCACGTAAACTTTCAGCACTTTCACACTTGATGTCATCACTGAAGTCCCTCCACCCCCATGAAGTTCAATTTCAAGGACATAGAGGGCAAGAGAACGAAGAAATAGGATCGCAATTAATTCCCTCGCGAGAAAATACTTCTACGCTCCAGACCCACGTGCTAAACTCAAACAAATGCGAGGCCTGATTCTTGAGATCTTCTTACCTTCCGAAGGCGTTAAACAGACTAACAATCTCTATCCTACTGAGCTGAAACTGGCTGCTTTTCTCAAATTTCCCTTCGTCAAATTCGCCACCAGAAAAGAGAATTTTAAGCGCAGTTCCCAAACCTTGAACCTGTTGAAGAAATGAGGAGACGCGAATGATAATTCGTCATATGGTTCCAAGGGATTTGTGGCCAGCGATCTCACTACGCGGAACTGAGCTGTGTGTAAGAAAATGAACTGTCTCATACGGTTTACTTTAGGGGCCGACATTTCCCTCCCTCACTGCCTACCGAGAAGAAGGTCGGTATCTGAAAGCAGCAAAGGAGCAACCGCGTCCCAAAGAGATGCACGGGTCGAAATCCCGGTATGAATCACTACTGACCCAGAAACTGcggcaatttgattggctgagagcagtggtATTTCAGCCAAACTTCAAACACAGTATCTGCATGTGAAAATTACAGCTTTTTCTGGTAGTTCCAATAAaataggcccgttttaaacgtagcattttaaatgtgccgaatctaatgcaaatgaaaaaaaaactcattgttttcgctcatttgcattagattcggcacgtgtaaaatgcgacgtttaaaactgGCCATAAATACAAATATATCTTGTACCAGGGAACTTAACAAAcgattgaaagaaaaaaaacatcatgGAGGAGGGGAAAAAGAACCGTCAAGAACTCCTACGCGCAGAGTCTTGTAAAAAATGAGAAATTGAAACATAATGgagaaatacagaaaaaaaagctGAAATCAACCTCTGTTATGAGAATTGCGTCCACAGGACAATTTCACGGCTGATTTGTAGCCTGTTGATTTGTACGTGATATTTACCACTCGTGATATTTAATGGTTGCACGAGATTTACCCGCCCAGCGTCGAACTGCTACGTAATCCAAATTTTGACTCCACTCGCTCGAGTTTCAATCACCATCacagactcctaaattggggatttctttctttcagagcgacattaaacaatttacgcctcctCTGTAGGTCTTTTAAATGCAATAGCTTGGTTCTTCTTCTTTCCTCggaaattgtattttttatgattaattggtaagaggacttcgTCTCGTCAAATTCGGGCTCTTATCATACTCGTcataaacaaatcggactcccgctgcgAGGTCGaccgattttgttatcactcgtatgattgattacagaccgaattggactccactcagtcctattaccgtTACTAAAGTAACGCACGAAAATGTTAACTTGTCAAGAGAATAGGAGAAAACTGCGAAGCGCAATAACTCTTAAAAAGTTCTAAAAGTTCACGAAGAACTTGTGTTACTTTTGAAACCACTGAAGAAGAGGAAACACCCTCGAAACGTCTGGTTTATTTTAAACACTGACCGCgcattttcttcatgaacttTTAGAACTTTTTCAGTTACACGAAAATGAATGCGACTTTGAGTTTCCTACTATGAGCGCGCGCATTGTACTGTTAGTTCCTTCTGCGCGTGCTCAGAAGCGAAACTCGCAGTTTTATTCTTTCCCAATCAAAAGACCTCTATTGTCTGTAAAAAGATGGTCATTTAAGATGTACCTGAACCTTTCCCCACAATCGACACTTGTCACAACCCACACAGTCCATAATACGAGAAACGTTGCGAAAGTGAAGTTTGAATTCTTCCTGAAAAGCCAAACAAAAGAATTAGTTTCACGGAGATTATTgtattttgcgaaaacaaaataatcTCGCAACTAACGTTTAGACACGTAATTGTGCATTTTGATTTCCCTGTAATCCACAGGGTCAAATAAAATGAGACTGGCAAACAATAAATTTGATGGAATGGCACTTCACAGTTGGCtataaaaaacttttttttgctaATCGGTTTTAGTCAACTTAGTTAAGAAGTCTTGAATTATACCAAGTGTGGCTGCACGCAACTTTTTACTTACTTTGAGTCTCTTTGCACTTGCTGGGTCTTTAAACATCAGTTTTTCGTCAAAAGTGCTTGGACACGTCCTGGATGAAAAGGATGAAGCACTGAATAATACATCTGTTATGTTAAGAGGTAATTGGAGAAGGCAACCTATTTAGAACTAATTTGACAATATTTGGTGTTACAGCAAAGTCAACGAGACGAACACAAAGCAATGCTCATCTCCAGTCTCTGCACGTCCATTTTTAAGAATAGCACATTCCTTTCACACTGTCTGTAAATCTGCAACGTGAAAATACCTTATCAAATATATCAGCCCCAAGGAAAATTTTTCAGGTAACCCTCCGCTACAAGAAAAAGACTTCAAACCACAGgaaatagcctgcgtagctgtaGATATTGCTGGCGCGGAGAATGGGGTAGGGCGCTGTGAAAGACATTGcacccctccccattctccgcgcggcaTTTTCCTCCCGCGCCAACAATACCACGAATAGTAGCCAAGAAATTCTCATAATAGACGTGTTCAGTGCAGAAGTCCATAACGCAGAAGTGTCGATCTGAGATGGAATGCGGCCTATCATTTTTCGctattagagagattaagcatcacgTTCACCACAAACGGAAAACGTCGGACTAAAATTTACGCTTTGCAGAAAATAGAACAAACTCGTTTGATACGAGCTCATTTCCTGCGTGCCAGCAGCAGGTATCAAAGTGACTTTTCAAAAGAGCGAGACGAGTTAGAATATCAcataattttcacgcttttatgacaaaCAGCAGGACACCGCttcgcgtttgccgtttcacgtaaacgcgatgcttaatctctctattgCCAAAATTTTGCACGGCCACTGCTAGATTATTGCGGGAAATACGTGTAAAAGTAGCGGTGTTCTTTTTCCTTGCACGATCCATGATTCCATGGATTTGTGCGGTTACTTGATTGCAGACCAATGACAGGAGTTGTCATCATCaagcccaatctgattggccataattTGGCGAGACCCGttttctaaatttagattaaTACAGTAAACTGATGGGCGACGGCCAAATGAGAcggagacagagacagagagaTCGGCACTACTGGGTTATGTGCTCCTCAGTGACGAGTCCCATACTTAGACTTTGCCAAAAGAACTTGCACGAGTTGGTGGACTTCCGTATCGTCATCATAGCCTCCGGTATAAAACTGTTCTTGTTCCCAAAATGGCGCTGCCTTAGTGATGGCTCTGAGGACAACGGTGTATGCAAAGTAAAGATTCTTTAGCCATGTTGGTCCTGTCAGACAAACGAGAAAAATACTGCATCTctgcatttttaaaaactatatcaCATGTGAGATGAAGGAGATGTTTGATGTTTACcccggtgaatgaaatgaagagactTATTTGATCTATTCAATGTGATTCGGGCATAATCGGAAAAATTATCCGAATGCTCCTGTGCAGGAATCGAACTTTCGAACTTCCGAACTTCCGATTAATAGTTCGAATGCTTTACCGCTGAGCTATAGTAGACTCGTGAGAGCTAAGTCATCAACGCAGGTAAAAATATATTGTTCTGCTTTCTTTTAGCCACAAGAACCTGGTGCTGCGTATAATTGTCGAACCAATGTCAACTTTAAAGTTTTGCCTAGTGAATGACACCTCATTCATTAATGTTAGGAAGACTTTGCagatatgtatttttaaaataaaatcaatttACGTTATTTTAGAACTAGATTATGAAGTTCCGAATTGAAGGAATttgttatctttttaaaaaatgtacaCTTTTAATCCGGGAAAAAATCCTGATAAAGTTAATTCTCCATTGGAGTGCTCTTCCTACCCAAGCCATCACAAATAGTGATTGGCCAAATCGGATTCTTTGCCATTCGATTCTGTGTACCCGTGTCACCGAACAAAATCCTCATAATCAACCATATTAATTTTATCAAGTGTAAACTACGCGAGTGGAAAGGGATGTGAAATACCTTCGCCATTCGTAGTCATGGGGTCAAACCGTCTTTTGAATTCTTCAAGGTTGATGCCCCATCGTGGTTTCATCAACCCAATGCCTAATAGACGAAACAACTGTGATCCGTTAGTATGGCAAATAAAACAGAACTCCTGGTTATTGGATCACAAACTTCACAGTTTCGATTCCTGTTTGAGAACATATCGCGATTAACATTATCTTATTCAATTATAACGCTTTGAATGGCTCGAAGACCATTTACGTCTGCCAATTATTACATTTAAGAACGTTTCTCCTCGTCAATTGAGATCTTCATCTGACAGTCTTTTTGAGATACTAACTTAGCAATATTGTTAGTAAGTCTTGGACTTACCGTTGAACAGATACAACGCAGACAGATGAATATTTATGCTGGCATGAAGGCCTGACATCATGCGGTAAAATACTCTCTTCTCGAGGCACATTTCTGTTAATTAAGTGAAGATAAATTGTTCTAACTTATTGTGCAAAACACCCACGTATGTTTGAGTCGGTAAGAATAGCAAGACGTGGTTAAAAATATGTTGATTTATTAAAAAAGTGAAATCCCCAGCGTCAGTTACATTTTTAATCTGCGGGGATCAGAGGGGTTGAGCGTCCTCTGTAATAGAACGACCATTACTTTTGGCCAATTTTTCATCTCGCTTAAGGGCGGTGCCGACTAATtcgaaggtatttttgccccgatttatgattatgcaggaaaggtagatcttcccaagtgttattgaaatccaaaaagaacattgggggtaagcacgcatttttcaaagataattcatgaacaatatttgtataaagctctaaaatacaaagcaatgtatggcattctttctcaaattgaagctcagttatctctaaagaatgcatggttaccaccagttttctttttggataccaagcgtacttactaagatctactttctctgcatacccctgcattagtaagcatcaccgataggaaatccaagtatctggagatgcgcagaacttatgcgcaataacaatagtaggcaccgcccttaaaaagaaaacttaactTACATGCGAGACCTcttaaaatatcacaaaacgaatgaagcaacaaaacaattacTCCTTCAGTCTACCGATTAAGGAAACTAGAAGTGACCGGCTTGGTGTGATGTCCCCAAGAAGGCTTATGGTGTATGtaatgaggccacctaagcagaaacagccacaagtcaaagaCTAGAGGAACTTttccgagtgctggaacatgtaggtGTAGATGTTGATTAgataatcaaacaaaatcaaaaatcgAAGAAACTCTCGGAGCAGTAACTAGACCCAACAACCTCAACCCACCCATAAAGTTTGGTGAGGGAACAGAAACAAGGACACATAATGGAAGGCAAGTGCACTTACCACTGCAATAACCCGGCATGGAGGGAGGTCACAAGAGCTGGTGCATCGTTTGCACTAAAGACCGTTCTTTAGAGTCAATGTTCGTTCCTTTGCAAGCTGAAAAAATGCCAGCTGCTTAAAAATCTTTAATATGACATGGGGAGAAAATGCCCCAACAGCAGATCTCCCTCCCTGCAACGTGCCATTTGTTAAGTGCAAACATCCATGTAATACATATATTTATAAATGTAATATTTAGATCTGTTTCATTGTAAACtaaagaaacctttttttatTTGAGTGGCCAGTCCTTCTGAGACTTCTCCTTCGAAATGAACTGAAGAGCATTGTGTTTATTCTGCTGTGGACAGTAAACTGCGCGAAATAATGTGACTATAGTTTACCAGGAAAACACAGAATACTCATGCTCTTTAGGCGTTACTTTGGTACGGAAACTGCACGCACGCCACCGATTGGCAGGCTGCTTAATTTTGGACACCTCATTGCCATTATTCTGTCAATCCTACAATTGGATAGAAAATGTCCCAGAAAAACCAGGACCCTTAAGTAAGGACCATTCAGAATAAGTTTGATTTTAGCTTTAAATGAGCATTACAAACTTGCCTCCAACATTTTTTGAAGTTACAACTCCATAACTCTTGCCATAGGGGGACGTAGGCctggaaaaaaagtattttgctTATTTGCACAATGTTCTGGTAACAGGTGATTTGATAGAATAGTGGTTTAGGTTTGATCCTCCCATTACACTGTATTTTCCTGGAATTGGCTTTGTGGACAATGATTTAATCTGACTGGCTTGATTAAGGTACAGTGTAGTTAAAGAAGTGATAATGAAAAGGTCAGTTCACTGAACTGCATAACTCAGCTCAATAACGAGTCTTCAGTATTC from Montipora capricornis isolate CH-2021 chromosome 12, ASM3666992v2, whole genome shotgun sequence encodes the following:
- the LOC138026569 gene encoding ERO1-like protein beta isoform X2 translates to MYGYCLLKVCCLLFFIRRGWSESSTEGCFCELSGKPEECCCDVETVDQINKEIYPVVSELVKKNFFRFFRVNLNKPCPFWPDDGACAIKDCSVAACKEEELPEGIKSGQGHQQANGSVNRKDNNHKKRSNDENTEETCEPTDNQTLGEIDSTISDEDKHAFEAWQAHDDAEDNFCELDDESSSGMEYVDLLRNPEKFTGYAGFSAQRIWNNIYKENCFKPTSPYGKSYGVVTSKNVGEMCLEKRVFYRMMSGLHASINIHLSALYLFNGIGLMKPRWGINLEEFKRRFDPMTTNGEGPTWLKNLYFAYTVVLRAITKAAPFWEQEQFYTGGYDDDTEVHQLVQVLLAKSKTCPSTFDEKLMFKDPASAKRLKEEFKLHFRNVSRIMDCVGCDKCRLWGKVQVQGLGTALKILFSGGEFDEGKFEKSSQFQLSRIEIVSLFNAFGRLSSSVNYLQQFRSMEHGHR
- the LOC138026569 gene encoding ERO1-like protein beta isoform X1, with translation MYGYCLLKVCCLLFFIRRGWSESSTEGCFCELSGKPEECCCDVETVDQINKEIYPVVSELVKKNFFRFFRVNLNKPCPFWPDDGACAIKDCSVAACKEEELPEGIKSGQGHQQANGSVNRKDNNHKKRSNDEQNTEETCEPTDNQTLGEIDSTISDEDKHAFEAWQAHDDAEDNFCELDDESSSGMEYVDLLRNPEKFTGYAGFSAQRIWNNIYKENCFKPTSPYGKSYGVVTSKNVGEMCLEKRVFYRMMSGLHASINIHLSALYLFNGIGLMKPRWGINLEEFKRRFDPMTTNGEGPTWLKNLYFAYTVVLRAITKAAPFWEQEQFYTGGYDDDTEVHQLVQVLLAKSKTCPSTFDEKLMFKDPASAKRLKEEFKLHFRNVSRIMDCVGCDKCRLWGKVQVQGLGTALKILFSGGEFDEGKFEKSSQFQLSRIEIVSLFNAFGRLSSSVNYLQQFRSMEHGHR